The region TGTTTTATATatgaccttttttttttttttttttttggactCAGGCAACAAAAAATTTCATTTGACCATGGATAGCTCTTGCAAATGTATAcaataatatatttctattatttagtGTACTACTTAGATTGGGATGTCACGCCTGATTGAACACTCAAGCACCTTTCCAGTTCTTTCCCCATTCCAAACACATGCAACCCAGAGGATAAATACCGGAACCCCACATCCGAATgcaaagatataaaaaacCAAACAAAGAAGGCGATAAGAGAAATAGAGGTGGAACAGAGATAAAACAGAGTATGCAGACACGCTGCCATCGGGCTAGAAACTATAcatcgaagaagagccaATTAGAGCGGATTAAAAGGTATGAGCACAAATGAGCCGTGAGCCATAAAGAATGGGAAAGAAAATATATGGCGGAATATGTCGTAAGAGGGTGAAGCTGGCAACGTTGAACGAGAGGCTCTCAGGCAGCAGCCCGCTTCCAGAATTTCCATCCTTCTCGCTTCTCCTGGACACCGACTCCAACGAGACGCTCAATGCCCTCGGTACCTTGGGCATTTTCGAACTTCTGTTGGTCAATCTCCTCGCCACCTTCTTCGTCGGTTCCATTGCGTAGAACGGCAGGCCAGAGCACACCAACTCCGTCGCCACCAAGGGTAGTCTCATATATTCCGAAGTTCTCGTCGTCGAGTTGGGTTTTCAACTTCCGAAGGGAGTCGTCCTGCAACTCGGGACGCAGCAGGGTAATCGCGcatccaccgccaccagcaccagtcaGTTTTGTCCAACCAATATCGGCATAGTCCACGAGTTCACGAATTCGCTCTAAGCGGGGATGAGACACGCCAAGGGAAACGAGGAACCCATGGTTGATTCGGATGAGTGTTCCTAGTTGCTGGAGAGTACCTTCGGATAGATCGCCGGAAGCTGGATCACGGATAACTTGTTCGGCAGAGGCGGTAACGCTGTCAATGGAATCGAGGATAGACTCGGTGACTACTGGCCATTGCTTTCTCAATTCCCCCACCTTGGCGACTTCAACAGCAGTGGAACGGGCTTGTCGTGTGTCGACAAGTAGAAGAGGCAGCTCGGGGAAGGTGGGGAGTGAGATGACGCTTGGAGGTTTTGAATAATCTCCACGTCTGAAAATTACGGCCTTTCCGCCCGCGGATACCGTGTTGTCCACCCCACTGGGGTTGCCATGGATGCACATCTCTCCTACAAATGCCCAACGGTTGACTCTCTCGATTTGCACCTCCGCTTCATCCGGGGGTTGGTCGGGGTGGGGACCGGCAAGAGTGCGCATCTGGACGAGCAGCGCCGCGCTCATGCACACGCAAACACTGGCACTGCTTCCTAGACCCGCGCCAATAGGAATTGTCGACCGGAGAGTATAAATGGCGCCAGGACTCTGCGGAGAGCCCAGTGAGAGAAAGAGGTAGAGGAACGCAGTGGCGGACCGCATGTGGATCTTGCGCATTTCCTCGGGGGCATCTGGGGAAAGGTCTTGAACATGAGGTTGGATTGCGTCGTAGAGTTCAGGATCGAGGGTGGTGACGAGGTCGTAATAATACTTCTTCTTTGACGGCTGCTGGAAGAGATCCCAGGGCAATTCGTCAATGTCCCATGTATAGTTTAGGTCTGTATCGCGAAAGTTCAAAGTGATTGTGCGTTGCGACTTCGTGAGggtggtgacgaggaggtaTGAACGAAGAGAGATGGCGGCAGCCATTGCGGCTTTGCCGTGCACGACGGCATGTTCTCCGTATACAATGACCTTTCCCGGAGCTGACACCATAAAGGCTGGTGCCAGCGGGGAGGAGGCCTTTCTCTGCATTGGTATTCTCTTCAGGTCTGAGGTGGCTGTGGGATTCGCGTTAAagctcctggagctggttgtggtggagggagaaggtGTGGTAGATGTGTCGGAGCTTTCGCGGTCGTCGGAAATGGTTACGGTAGTGGTTGG is a window of Aspergillus puulaauensis MK2 DNA, chromosome 4, nearly complete sequence DNA encoding:
- the erg12 gene encoding mevalonate kinase (COG:I;~EggNog:ENOG410PIG8;~InterPro:IPR013750,IPR006203,IPR006204,IPR006205, IPR036554,IPR020568,IPR014721;~PFAM:PF00288,PF08544;~TransMembrane:2 (i188-208o214-234i);~go_component: GO:0005737 - cytoplasm [Evidence IEA];~go_function: GO:0004496 - mevalonate kinase activity [Evidence IEA];~go_function: GO:0005524 - ATP binding [Evidence IEA];~go_process: GO:0008299 - isoprenoid biosynthetic process [Evidence IEA]); the protein is MSTLLPERPRSVRPTTTVTISDDRESSDTSTTPSPSTTTSSRSFNANPTATSDLKRIPMQRKASSPLAPAFMVSAPGKVIVYGEHAVVHGKAAMAAAISLRSYLLVTTLTKSQRTITLNFRDTDLNYTWDIDELPWDLFQQPSKKKYYYDLVTTLDPELYDAIQPHVQDLSPDAPEEMRKIHMRSATAFLYLFLSLGSPQSPGAIYTLRSTIPIGAGLGSSASVCVCMSAALLVQMRTLAGPHPDQPPDEAEVQIERVNRWAFVGEMCIHGNPSGVDNTVSAGGKAVIFRRGDYSKPPSVISLPTFPELPLLLVDTRQARSTAVEVAKVGELRKQWPVVTESILDSIDSVTASAEQVIRDPASGDLSEGTLQQLGTLIRINHGFLVSLGVSHPRLERIRELVDYADIGWTKLTGAGGGGCAITLLRPELQDDSLRKLKTQLDDENFGIYETTLGGDGVGVLWPAVLRNGTDEEGGEEIDQQKFENAQGTEGIERLVGVGVQEKREGWKFWKRAAA